CGGCTCCAAGCTCGCTGACTTTCATCCTTGCCTTCTCCATCCTGTTCCTGCGGTGCCGCCGGGATCCCACGCCCTGGGAACCGCTGTCACGCACGACGTGTTTGGAGCTCTCGGCTGTCCTGATGAGGCTGTGTTCTCCTGGAGACTTATCCTTGGAAAAAACGAGCAGCAGGACTTTGTCTCTCACGTCCCGGGGCAGGGCTGGCTCCCCGTTGCTGGAGGTGGGCGAGTGAGTGGTGATGGTGGCCGGGGTGGCCGAACCACTCGcctcccacctcccctttcCCTTGGGACGCTCGGGGGACACCGTTTGGTGAAGCCAGGACCGGAGGAGGTTGGTGACCTCAAACACCTTCCAGGAGGTTTGGGTGGGAGAGGGGGCACCCGTCACCGTGCCCAGGAAGAGCTGGTGGGCGCAGGTCCCACCTCCCCGGCACCTCCACCTCCGGCTGTGGTAGATATCCAGGGAAATCTGGGGGGGAATGCCGGGCAGGTGGACACGGAGCTGGGCCAGGTTCacctcctggctgctggaaaGCGAGGACATGTCGAAGGAGAGAGCCCAGCGGGAACCGTTCTGCTGCGAGCCTGAAAACCAAAGGGAACGGTGAAGGGTCCGGTGGCTttgcagggaggg
Above is a genomic segment from Calypte anna isolate BGI_N300 chromosome 22, bCalAnn1_v1.p, whole genome shotgun sequence containing:
- the LOC103526346 gene encoding nodal homolog, encoding MLQLLRAPPAPLRAPAAAALSLSPHGSQQNGSRWALSFDMSSLSSSQEVNLAQLRVHLPGIPPQISLDIYHSRRWRCRGGGTCAHQLFLGTVTGAPSPTQTSWKVFEVTNLLRSWLHQTVSPERPKGKGRWEASGSATPATITTHSPTSSNGEPALPRDVRDKVLLLVFSKDKSPGEHSLIRTAESSKHVVRDSGSQGVGSRRHRRNRMEKARMKVSELGAAVPGEESKSLCRRVDMLVDFEQTGWGSWIVYPKKYNAYRCEGKCPSPVDETFKPTNHAYIQSLLQLYKPNQVPCPSCSPVRMSPLSMLYYEKGEIVVRHHEDMVIEECGCN